Proteins encoded within one genomic window of Apis mellifera strain DH4 linkage group LG1, Amel_HAv3.1, whole genome shotgun sequence:
- the LOC107966047 gene encoding IQ and ubiquitin-like domain-containing protein isoform X1, translating to MVRYDSVEIEDRRVKKPYLGGWKHKITQVEYLNAESQTGPLIRKPLKEKCSKEVQYISWTEISTQTPYHHSTQMARPDCFISSETDTYITSKPYETYEEMMKRLDYDGKARIIQKNYKIYKLWKYVKQYAREYRELAKQCRFYEAENILLYRKRHQGEIIRRIDPKTRLDFDLLYDLVEKWRRDHIECTKQLFFRPGRCAENYMILEKMVEMLNVIDQKRQAVRKRYRNKKRVKFVTANCKPIQWNGYKNILLEMDTMRNQKARELKTIYDSLTNYHITHGERMEILTMLKKSLEVHDCVPAFNLIRLLDEELIYLAKGMKNMPLDYFREKIIYSYLNFLRSSHSCCCARNDENFCKSVDDEKLREPIEPKTRLCSGCLKLFPKHKFTVHGRMKRIYTCVGCTWLRERNIKHINYDHYVFLLNCVRSEERKRGSSSAISFIMQKHDMYHLVNNIWHGHSAVSENADLFLLRIVRYNMNEEWSPWNCILLTEEEAAVHSRIENLADVYSKPLIERVLLAHQLAKNQFKYVRTHSFVEDRREIIYIDSTRCRHLRQFEKDFREKFHKISREVIYKPAIKVDDYLYS from the exons atggtACGTTATGATTCTGTAGAAATAGAGGATCGTAGAGTAAAAAAACCTTATTTGGGAGGATGGAAACATAAAATTACCCaagtagaatatttaaatgccGAGTCGCAAACAGGTCCATTAATAAGGAAACcactaaaagaaaaatgcagCAAAGAagtacaatatatttcttggACGGAAATATCCACGCAAACACCATATCATCATTCGACCCAGATGGCACg ACCAGATTGTTTTATATCGAGTGAAacagatacatatataacatcAAAACCGTACGAAACGTACGAAGAAATGATGAAACGATTGGACTACGACGGAAAGGCacgaattattcaaaaaaattacaaaatatacaaattgtgGAAATACGTTAAACAATACGCGAGAGAATATCGAGAGCTTGCCAAGCAATGTAGATTTTACGAagcagaaaatatattattgtacag GAAAAGGCATCAGGGTGAAATTATTCGGCGAATCGATCCGAAAACGCGACTCGATTTCGATCTGTTGTACGATTTGGTCGAAAAATGGAGGCGCGATCACATCGAGTGCACGAAACAACTTTTCTTCAGACCCGGAAGATGCgcagaaaattatatgatattggaaaaaatggTGGAGATGTTGAACGTGATCGATCAGAAGAGACAGGCGGTGAGAAAACGTTACAGGAATAAAAAACGCGTGAAATTCGTCACGGCGAATTGCAAGCCTATTCAGTGGAACGGCTACAAGAATATATTGTTGGAAATGGATACAATGAGAAACCAGAAGGCGAGGGAATTGAAGACAATATACGATTCGTTGACGAATTATCATATTACTCACGGTGAACGTATGGAGATACTTACGATGCTGAAGAAATCGTTGGAAGTGCACGATTGCGTGCCTGCGTTCAATTTGATACGACTCTTGGACGAAGAGTTGATTTACCTGGCAAAGGGAATGAAAAACATGCCGCTCGACTACTTTCgggagaaaataattt ACAGTTACTTGAACTTTTTACGCTCGTCACACTCGTGTTGTTGCGCGAGAAACGACGAAAACTTTTGCAAGAGCGTAGACGATGAGAAACTTCGCGAACCAATTGAACCCAAGACGAGATTATGCTCcggttgtttaaaattatttcccaAGCACAAGTTCACTGTCCATGGAAGAATGAAAAGGATATATACTTGCGTTG gaTGCACTTGGCTACGTGAACGGAATATTAAACACATAAATTATGATCATTACGTATTCCTCTTAAATTGTGTGCGTtcagaggagagaaaaagaggatcAAGCTCTGCTATCTCATTCATTATGCAAAAGCACGACATGTACCATTTGGTGAATAATATTTGGCACGGGCACTCGGCAGTTAGCGAAAATGCAGATCTCTTCTTATTACGAATCGTTCGATACAATATGAACGAGGAATGGTCACCGTGGAATTGCATTCTTTTGACGGAGGAGGAGGCCGCTGTTCACTCCAGGATCGAAAATCTAGCGGACGTATACTCGAAACCACTTATCGAACGTGTCTTGTTGGCTCATCAGTTGGCGAAAAACCAATTCAAGTACGTGCGCACACATAGTTTCGTAGAAGATCggagagaaataatatatatcgattcaaCTCGTTGCAGGCACTTGAGACAGTTCGAGAAGGATTTCCGAGAAAAGTTTCATAAGATCAGCAGAGAGGTGATATATAAGCCGGCTATCAAAGTGGACGATTACCTCTACTCGTGA
- the LOC107966047 gene encoding IQ and ubiquitin-like domain-containing protein isoform X2 — protein MVRYDSVEIEDRRVKKPYLGGWKHKITQVEYLNAESQTGPLIRKPLKEKCSKEVQYISWTEISTQTPYHHSTQMARPDCFISSETDTYITSKPYETYEEMMKRLDYDGKARIIQKNYKIYKLWKYVKQYAREYRELAKQCRFYEAENILLYRKRHQGEIIRRIDPKTRLDFDLLYDLVEKWRRDHIECTKQLFFRPGRCAENYMILEKMVEMLNVIDQKRQAVRKRYRNKKRVKFVTANCKPIQWNGYKNILLEMDTMRNQKARELKTIYDSLTNYHITHGERMEILTMLKKSLEVHDCVPAFNLIRLLDEELIYLAKGMKNMPLDYFREKIIYSYLNFLRSSHSCCCARNDENFCKSVDDEKLREPIEPKTRLCSGCLKLFPKHKFTVHGRMKRIYTCVGCTWLRERNIKHINYDHYVFLLNCVRSEERKRGSSSAISFIMQKHDMYHLVNNIWHGHSAVSENADLFLLRIVRYNMNEEWSPWNCILLTEEEAAVHSRIENLADVYSKPLIERVLLAHQLAKNQFKHLRQFEKDFREKFHKISREVIYKPAIKVDDYLYS, from the exons atggtACGTTATGATTCTGTAGAAATAGAGGATCGTAGAGTAAAAAAACCTTATTTGGGAGGATGGAAACATAAAATTACCCaagtagaatatttaaatgccGAGTCGCAAACAGGTCCATTAATAAGGAAACcactaaaagaaaaatgcagCAAAGAagtacaatatatttcttggACGGAAATATCCACGCAAACACCATATCATCATTCGACCCAGATGGCACg ACCAGATTGTTTTATATCGAGTGAAacagatacatatataacatcAAAACCGTACGAAACGTACGAAGAAATGATGAAACGATTGGACTACGACGGAAAGGCacgaattattcaaaaaaattacaaaatatacaaattgtgGAAATACGTTAAACAATACGCGAGAGAATATCGAGAGCTTGCCAAGCAATGTAGATTTTACGAagcagaaaatatattattgtacag GAAAAGGCATCAGGGTGAAATTATTCGGCGAATCGATCCGAAAACGCGACTCGATTTCGATCTGTTGTACGATTTGGTCGAAAAATGGAGGCGCGATCACATCGAGTGCACGAAACAACTTTTCTTCAGACCCGGAAGATGCgcagaaaattatatgatattggaaaaaatggTGGAGATGTTGAACGTGATCGATCAGAAGAGACAGGCGGTGAGAAAACGTTACAGGAATAAAAAACGCGTGAAATTCGTCACGGCGAATTGCAAGCCTATTCAGTGGAACGGCTACAAGAATATATTGTTGGAAATGGATACAATGAGAAACCAGAAGGCGAGGGAATTGAAGACAATATACGATTCGTTGACGAATTATCATATTACTCACGGTGAACGTATGGAGATACTTACGATGCTGAAGAAATCGTTGGAAGTGCACGATTGCGTGCCTGCGTTCAATTTGATACGACTCTTGGACGAAGAGTTGATTTACCTGGCAAAGGGAATGAAAAACATGCCGCTCGACTACTTTCgggagaaaataattt ACAGTTACTTGAACTTTTTACGCTCGTCACACTCGTGTTGTTGCGCGAGAAACGACGAAAACTTTTGCAAGAGCGTAGACGATGAGAAACTTCGCGAACCAATTGAACCCAAGACGAGATTATGCTCcggttgtttaaaattatttcccaAGCACAAGTTCACTGTCCATGGAAGAATGAAAAGGATATATACTTGCGTTG gaTGCACTTGGCTACGTGAACGGAATATTAAACACATAAATTATGATCATTACGTATTCCTCTTAAATTGTGTGCGTtcagaggagagaaaaagaggatcAAGCTCTGCTATCTCATTCATTATGCAAAAGCACGACATGTACCATTTGGTGAATAATATTTGGCACGGGCACTCGGCAGTTAGCGAAAATGCAGATCTCTTCTTATTACGAATCGTTCGATACAATATGAACGAGGAATGGTCACCGTGGAATTGCATTCTTTTGACGGAGGAGGAGGCCGCTGTTCACTCCAGGATCGAAAATCTAGCGGACGTATACTCGAAACCACTTATCGAACGTGTCTTGTTGGCTCATCAGTTGGCGAAAAACCAATTCAA GCACTTGAGACAGTTCGAGAAGGATTTCCGAGAAAAGTTTCATAAGATCAGCAGAGAGGTGATATATAAGCCGGCTATCAAAGTGGACGATTACCTCTACTCGTGA
- the LOC107966047 gene encoding IQ and ubiquitin-like domain-containing protein isoform X3, producing MMKRLDYDGKARIIQKNYKIYKLWKYVKQYAREYRELAKQCRFYEAENILLYRKRHQGEIIRRIDPKTRLDFDLLYDLVEKWRRDHIECTKQLFFRPGRCAENYMILEKMVEMLNVIDQKRQAVRKRYRNKKRVKFVTANCKPIQWNGYKNILLEMDTMRNQKARELKTIYDSLTNYHITHGERMEILTMLKKSLEVHDCVPAFNLIRLLDEELIYLAKGMKNMPLDYFREKIIYSYLNFLRSSHSCCCARNDENFCKSVDDEKLREPIEPKTRLCSGCLKLFPKHKFTVHGRMKRIYTCVGCTWLRERNIKHINYDHYVFLLNCVRSEERKRGSSSAISFIMQKHDMYHLVNNIWHGHSAVSENADLFLLRIVRYNMNEEWSPWNCILLTEEEAAVHSRIENLADVYSKPLIERVLLAHQLAKNQFKYVRTHSFVEDRREIIYIDSTRCRHLRQFEKDFREKFHKISREVIYKPAIKVDDYLYS from the exons ATGATGAAACGATTGGACTACGACGGAAAGGCacgaattattcaaaaaaattacaaaatatacaaattgtgGAAATACGTTAAACAATACGCGAGAGAATATCGAGAGCTTGCCAAGCAATGTAGATTTTACGAagcagaaaatatattattgtacag GAAAAGGCATCAGGGTGAAATTATTCGGCGAATCGATCCGAAAACGCGACTCGATTTCGATCTGTTGTACGATTTGGTCGAAAAATGGAGGCGCGATCACATCGAGTGCACGAAACAACTTTTCTTCAGACCCGGAAGATGCgcagaaaattatatgatattggaaaaaatggTGGAGATGTTGAACGTGATCGATCAGAAGAGACAGGCGGTGAGAAAACGTTACAGGAATAAAAAACGCGTGAAATTCGTCACGGCGAATTGCAAGCCTATTCAGTGGAACGGCTACAAGAATATATTGTTGGAAATGGATACAATGAGAAACCAGAAGGCGAGGGAATTGAAGACAATATACGATTCGTTGACGAATTATCATATTACTCACGGTGAACGTATGGAGATACTTACGATGCTGAAGAAATCGTTGGAAGTGCACGATTGCGTGCCTGCGTTCAATTTGATACGACTCTTGGACGAAGAGTTGATTTACCTGGCAAAGGGAATGAAAAACATGCCGCTCGACTACTTTCgggagaaaataattt ACAGTTACTTGAACTTTTTACGCTCGTCACACTCGTGTTGTTGCGCGAGAAACGACGAAAACTTTTGCAAGAGCGTAGACGATGAGAAACTTCGCGAACCAATTGAACCCAAGACGAGATTATGCTCcggttgtttaaaattatttcccaAGCACAAGTTCACTGTCCATGGAAGAATGAAAAGGATATATACTTGCGTTG gaTGCACTTGGCTACGTGAACGGAATATTAAACACATAAATTATGATCATTACGTATTCCTCTTAAATTGTGTGCGTtcagaggagagaaaaagaggatcAAGCTCTGCTATCTCATTCATTATGCAAAAGCACGACATGTACCATTTGGTGAATAATATTTGGCACGGGCACTCGGCAGTTAGCGAAAATGCAGATCTCTTCTTATTACGAATCGTTCGATACAATATGAACGAGGAATGGTCACCGTGGAATTGCATTCTTTTGACGGAGGAGGAGGCCGCTGTTCACTCCAGGATCGAAAATCTAGCGGACGTATACTCGAAACCACTTATCGAACGTGTCTTGTTGGCTCATCAGTTGGCGAAAAACCAATTCAAGTACGTGCGCACACATAGTTTCGTAGAAGATCggagagaaataatatatatcgattcaaCTCGTTGCAGGCACTTGAGACAGTTCGAGAAGGATTTCCGAGAAAAGTTTCATAAGATCAGCAGAGAGGTGATATATAAGCCGGCTATCAAAGTGGACGATTACCTCTACTCGTGA